The proteins below come from a single Esox lucius isolate fEsoLuc1 chromosome 7, fEsoLuc1.pri, whole genome shotgun sequence genomic window:
- the cxxc5a gene encoding CXXC-type zinc finger protein 5 isoform X2, with protein sequence MSSGRSEGSRERIAEAPERNSCREDVPVVERRNRSGIISEPLSKSLKRSRTLSQYTAACPPAGANGHTHHGSGEAKSHTAKPPPPPQPQPTVSALAAAKLDRTLEQVLEGQNGLLHFAQAAALLKRAGMEHMLLPAGMGMGMGGSDSGSGASDLEGASAVDSIGGVADFPYGVGGGFPFNPGLFIMTPAGVFLADSALHMAGLAEYPVQSELASAINSGKKKRKRCGMCPPCRRRINCETCSSCRNRKTGHQICKFRKCEELKKKPSAALEVMLPTGAAFRWFQ encoded by the exons ATGTCTAGCGGACGGTCGGAGGGAAGCCGAGAGCGGATAGCCGAGGCGCCAGAGCGGAACAGCTGCAGGGAGGACGTCCCCGTCGTGGAGCGCAGGAACCGCAGTGGCATCATCAGCGAGCCCCTGAGCAAGAGCCTTAAGAGGTCCCGTACCCTCTCCCAGTACACGGCCGCCTGCCCCCCCGCCGGCGCCAATGGACACACGCACCACGGAAGTGGCGAGGCTAAGAGCCACACGGCCAAGCCCCCGCCGCCCCCTCAGCCCCAGCCCACAGTCTCGGCGCTGGCGGCGGCAAAGCTGGATCGGACCCTGGAGCAGGTCCTGGAGGGACAGAACGGCCTGCTGCACTTCGCCCAGGCGGCGGCACTTTTAAAACGGGCCGGGATGGAACACATGCTGTTGCCCGCGGGCATGGGAATGGGGATGGGGGGTAGCGATTCGGGCTCGGGCGCCAGCGACCTGGAGGGGGCGTCCGCCGTGGACTCCATCGGCGGCGTTGCCGACTTCCCGTACGGTGTTGGCGGCGGCTTCCCGTTCAACCCGGGACTGTTCATCATGACGCCGGCCGGTGTGTTCCTAGCGGACAGCGCGCTGCACATGGCTGGCCTGGCCGAGTACCCGGTGCAGAGCGAGCTGGCCTCCGCCATCAACTCCGGCAAAAAGAAGCGTAAACGTTGCGGCATGTGTCCGCCCTGCCGCCGGCGGATTAACTGCGAGACGTGCAGCAGCTGCCGGAATCGCAAAACGGGCCACCAGATCTGCAAGTTCCGCAAATGCGAGGAGCTGAAAAAGAAGCCGTCTGCCGCCCTGGAG GTGATGCTTCCTACAGGAGCGGCTTTCCGATGGTTCCAGTAG
- the cxxc5a gene encoding CXXC-type zinc finger protein 5 isoform X1: MSSGRSEGSRERIAEAPERNSCREDVPVVERRNRSGIISEPLSKSLKRSRTLSQYTAACPPAGANGHTHHGSGEAKSHTAKPPPPPQPQPTVSALAAAKLDRTLEQVLEGQNGLLHFAQAAALLKRAGMEHMLLPAGMGMGMGGSDSGSGASDLEGASAVDSIGGVADFPYGVGGGFPFNPGLFIMTPAGVFLADSALHMAGLAEYPVQSELASAINSGKKKRKRCGMCPPCRRRINCETCSSCRNRKTGHQICKFRKCEELKKKPSAALEKVMLPTGAAFRWFQ, from the exons ATGTCTAGCGGACGGTCGGAGGGAAGCCGAGAGCGGATAGCCGAGGCGCCAGAGCGGAACAGCTGCAGGGAGGACGTCCCCGTCGTGGAGCGCAGGAACCGCAGTGGCATCATCAGCGAGCCCCTGAGCAAGAGCCTTAAGAGGTCCCGTACCCTCTCCCAGTACACGGCCGCCTGCCCCCCCGCCGGCGCCAATGGACACACGCACCACGGAAGTGGCGAGGCTAAGAGCCACACGGCCAAGCCCCCGCCGCCCCCTCAGCCCCAGCCCACAGTCTCGGCGCTGGCGGCGGCAAAGCTGGATCGGACCCTGGAGCAGGTCCTGGAGGGACAGAACGGCCTGCTGCACTTCGCCCAGGCGGCGGCACTTTTAAAACGGGCCGGGATGGAACACATGCTGTTGCCCGCGGGCATGGGAATGGGGATGGGGGGTAGCGATTCGGGCTCGGGCGCCAGCGACCTGGAGGGGGCGTCCGCCGTGGACTCCATCGGCGGCGTTGCCGACTTCCCGTACGGTGTTGGCGGCGGCTTCCCGTTCAACCCGGGACTGTTCATCATGACGCCGGCCGGTGTGTTCCTAGCGGACAGCGCGCTGCACATGGCTGGCCTGGCCGAGTACCCGGTGCAGAGCGAGCTGGCCTCCGCCATCAACTCCGGCAAAAAGAAGCGTAAACGTTGCGGCATGTGTCCGCCCTGCCGCCGGCGGATTAACTGCGAGACGTGCAGCAGCTGCCGGAATCGCAAAACGGGCCACCAGATCTGCAAGTTCCGCAAATGCGAGGAGCTGAAAAAGAAGCCGTCTGCCGCCCTGGAG AAGGTGATGCTTCCTACAGGAGCGGCTTTCCGATGGTTCCAGTAG